In Microbacterium sp. 1.5R, the following are encoded in one genomic region:
- a CDS encoding NAD(P)H-dependent oxidoreductase, with amino-acid sequence MPASRPTVHWIYAHPQSSSFNARLFRDGVDALAHDHDVEITDLYSQGFDPVLAAPDLGEPRGREGSVVDLMGEAYAAGQLPPDVAEEQRKLAAADLVVLQFPLWWYGPPAILKGWLDRVLTNGFAYGPADAETGLPLRYGEGPLAGRRALVIVTAGEDERSIGERGISGDLDSLLFPLTHGTLWYTGIEPLDLHVVHDADGLDAERVDRESARLIERLSGVALESPSRPYRRLRDGDYHGTRALRSDLLPGRTDLGIHRVAVD; translated from the coding sequence GTGCCAGCATCGCGCCCGACCGTCCACTGGATCTATGCCCACCCCCAATCGAGCTCGTTCAACGCGCGACTGTTCCGAGATGGGGTCGACGCCCTCGCGCACGACCACGATGTCGAGATCACCGACCTGTACTCTCAGGGCTTCGATCCGGTTCTCGCAGCGCCGGATCTGGGCGAGCCCCGGGGGCGTGAGGGCAGCGTCGTCGACCTGATGGGCGAGGCGTACGCCGCGGGCCAGCTGCCGCCGGACGTCGCCGAGGAGCAGCGCAAGCTCGCGGCCGCCGACCTCGTCGTGCTCCAGTTCCCGCTGTGGTGGTACGGACCGCCGGCGATCCTCAAAGGCTGGCTCGACCGGGTGCTCACCAACGGCTTCGCCTACGGCCCCGCGGATGCCGAGACCGGTCTGCCGCTGCGATACGGAGAGGGCCCGCTCGCCGGGCGCCGAGCCCTCGTGATCGTGACGGCAGGGGAGGACGAGCGCTCGATCGGAGAACGGGGCATCAGCGGGGATCTGGACTCGCTGCTGTTCCCGCTGACCCACGGCACCCTCTGGTACACGGGCATCGAGCCGCTCGACCTGCACGTCGTCCACGACGCTGACGGGTTGGACGCGGAGCGCGTCGATCGCGAGAGCGCACGACTGATCGAGAGGCTCTCCGGAGTGGCGCTCGAATCGCCGAGCCGCCCGTACCGTCGGCTGCGCGATGGCGACTACCACGGCACCCGGGCGCTGCGATCGGACCTGCTTCCCGGGCGCACCGACCTCGGCATCCATCGCGTCGCGGTCGACTGA
- a CDS encoding YhgE/Pip domain-containing protein, whose product MKVPAMIAAELRRLTASRMGVIALIALVCVPILYGGLYLWANQDPYAKFPEVPVALVVDDSGAPEPTTGTDAATGETVNYGEDVADNLIDGNAFDWQRMSADEAADALREGTVDFTVTIPADFSSALTSAAGDDPHQARIELETNDANNYLASSMGTQAVEKIRSSVAEMVGSEAAERLLTGLSEVRDNLVTAVDGATQLADGADTAATGSATLADGTSQLAAGTSQLAGGASELAGGAATLASGAQQVSDGNRQLADVADRAGSAVQQATDALPQAREDIATVLTDQGLTPEQIDRVLTTLDPLATRLQEGNSTVQNAVDKVDQLAAGADSVASGASQLAGGAQTLASGAQTVATGAAAANDGAAQLRDGLGTLASGTAELRDGLSDGVQQIPVSTPELRTLQADTIADPVKVSSDKVASAEDYGAGLAPFFAALSAWIGIYALFLIVKPISRRAVTALHSPIRVTLAGWLTPAMLGAVQMLGLMGILAITLGFTFNNPVGTLGVMIFASATFAAIILALNVWLGSVGQFLGLVLMVLQLVTAGGTFPWQTLPAPLAALHHVLPLGYVVDAMRQLMYGGNLGRAGWDLVVLGIWLVGALLLAAIGVTRMTHRRTLRDLQPSLIG is encoded by the coding sequence ATGAAGGTTCCCGCCATGATCGCCGCCGAGCTGCGGCGCCTCACCGCGAGCAGGATGGGCGTGATCGCCCTGATCGCACTGGTCTGCGTGCCCATCCTCTACGGCGGCCTGTACCTCTGGGCCAACCAGGACCCGTACGCGAAGTTCCCGGAGGTCCCGGTCGCGCTGGTCGTCGATGACAGTGGAGCCCCCGAGCCCACCACGGGAACGGATGCCGCCACCGGCGAGACCGTGAACTACGGCGAGGACGTCGCCGACAACCTCATCGACGGCAACGCCTTCGACTGGCAGCGGATGTCGGCCGACGAGGCCGCCGACGCATTGCGGGAGGGAACGGTCGACTTCACCGTCACGATCCCCGCCGACTTCTCGTCGGCCTTGACCTCGGCCGCGGGTGACGACCCCCACCAGGCGCGCATCGAGCTCGAGACCAACGACGCGAACAACTACCTCGCGTCGTCGATGGGCACGCAGGCGGTGGAGAAGATCCGCAGCTCGGTCGCCGAGATGGTGGGCAGCGAGGCCGCAGAGCGCCTGCTCACCGGCCTCAGCGAGGTGCGCGACAACCTCGTGACCGCGGTCGACGGAGCGACCCAGCTCGCCGACGGCGCCGACACCGCCGCCACCGGCAGTGCGACGCTCGCAGACGGAACCTCTCAGCTCGCCGCGGGCACGTCGCAGCTCGCGGGCGGCGCGTCCGAGCTCGCCGGTGGTGCGGCGACGCTGGCGTCGGGGGCTCAGCAGGTCAGTGACGGCAACCGGCAGCTGGCCGACGTCGCGGACCGGGCCGGATCGGCTGTGCAGCAGGCGACGGATGCTCTGCCCCAGGCGCGCGAGGACATCGCCACCGTGCTCACGGATCAGGGCCTGACGCCGGAGCAGATCGATCGGGTCCTCACGACCCTCGATCCCCTCGCGACACGACTCCAGGAGGGCAACTCGACCGTGCAGAACGCGGTCGACAAGGTCGACCAGCTTGCCGCAGGAGCGGACTCGGTGGCATCCGGCGCCTCGCAGCTCGCCGGCGGCGCGCAGACCCTGGCCAGCGGCGCGCAGACCGTCGCCACCGGCGCCGCGGCGGCGAACGACGGCGCGGCCCAGCTGCGCGATGGGCTCGGCACCCTCGCGTCGGGAACGGCCGAGCTGCGCGACGGGCTCTCGGACGGTGTGCAGCAGATCCCCGTCTCGACGCCGGAGCTCCGCACGCTGCAGGCCGACACGATCGCCGACCCGGTCAAGGTCTCGAGCGACAAGGTCGCCTCCGCCGAGGACTACGGCGCCGGTCTCGCACCGTTCTTCGCCGCACTGTCGGCCTGGATCGGCATCTACGCCCTGTTCCTCATCGTGAAGCCGATCTCCCGCCGCGCGGTCACGGCGCTGCACTCTCCGATCCGAGTGACGCTCGCCGGGTGGCTCACCCCGGCGATGCTCGGCGCGGTGCAGATGCTGGGGCTCATGGGCATCCTGGCGATCACCCTGGGCTTCACGTTCAACAACCCCGTCGGCACCTTGGGCGTGATGATCTTCGCGTCGGCGACCTTCGCGGCGATCATCCTCGCCCTCAACGTCTGGCTCGGTTCCGTGGGGCAGTTCCTGGGACTCGTGCTCATGGTTCTGCAGCTCGTCACCGCGGGCGGCACGTTCCCCTGGCAGACCCTCCCCGCCCCGCTGGCCGCACTCCACCACGTGCTGCCGCTCGGCTACGTCGTCGACGCCATGCGGCAACTGATGTACGGCGGCAACCTCGGCCGGGCGGGCTGGGATCTGGTGGTGCTGGGCATCTGGCTGGTCGGCGCGCTGCTGCTCGCCGCCATCGGAGTGACGCGCATGACGCACCGGCGCACGCTGCGCGACCTGCAGCCGAGCCTGATCGGCTGA
- a CDS encoding ZIP family metal transporter: MGAAILWGVVAASPLIVGAVLALLRTWPPRWLGIVLGFGAGALMASIAFELWEEGLDLAGPIPLIVGVVAGALAYFIADRILDARAAKSQEQGAGVPLALGALLDGIPEQLVLGIGLASGEPVSIALVVAIVVSNLPESIGSAADLLKGGMAKSRVLLLWAGISVICALATVAGFAVASSTGDDFRAGASGFAAGALLVMLVDSMVPDAQQKAKQVTGLATVLGFALAAGLSLAS, encoded by the coding sequence ATGGGTGCAGCGATCCTGTGGGGCGTCGTCGCGGCGTCGCCCCTCATCGTCGGCGCTGTTCTCGCTCTGCTGCGCACCTGGCCGCCGCGCTGGCTGGGCATCGTGCTCGGCTTCGGAGCCGGTGCCCTGATGGCCTCCATCGCCTTCGAGCTGTGGGAGGAGGGGCTGGACCTCGCAGGTCCGATCCCTCTCATCGTCGGCGTGGTCGCGGGCGCGCTCGCGTACTTCATCGCCGACCGGATCCTCGATGCGCGAGCCGCGAAGTCCCAGGAGCAGGGGGCGGGCGTCCCGCTCGCGCTCGGAGCACTGCTCGACGGCATCCCCGAGCAGCTCGTGCTGGGAATCGGACTGGCCTCCGGAGAACCGGTGAGCATCGCGCTCGTCGTGGCGATCGTGGTCTCGAACCTGCCCGAGTCGATCGGCTCGGCCGCCGACCTGCTGAAGGGCGGCATGGCGAAGTCGCGCGTGCTGCTGCTGTGGGCCGGCATCTCGGTCATCTGCGCGCTGGCGACCGTCGCCGGATTCGCGGTGGCGAGCAGCACCGGCGACGACTTCCGGGCCGGCGCGAGCGGCTTCGCGGCAGGCGCGCTGCTCGTGATGCTCGTCGACTCGATGGTGCCCGACGCGCAGCAGAAGGCCAAGCAGGTGACCGGGCTCGCGACCGTGCTGGGCTTCGCGCTCGCCGCGGGGCTCTCGCTCGCGAGCTAG
- a CDS encoding winged helix-turn-helix transcriptional regulator: MREKTERIVREWGDACDAEISIAVLGGAWKPSILSLLGEHEVLRFGELSRLLDEPTARVLTRQLRELEDDGLILRTVYRQVPPKVEYRLSDLGRGSMPLVEALTSWGAGYAAHQRRELARLDSEPEALDAVVAR, encoded by the coding sequence ATGAGGGAGAAGACCGAGCGGATCGTCCGGGAGTGGGGCGACGCGTGCGACGCGGAGATCTCGATCGCCGTCCTCGGCGGGGCCTGGAAGCCCAGCATCCTCAGCCTCCTCGGTGAGCATGAGGTGCTGCGGTTCGGCGAGCTCAGCCGGCTTCTCGACGAGCCCACAGCCCGCGTGCTCACCCGTCAGCTGCGCGAGCTGGAGGATGACGGCCTGATCCTCCGCACGGTCTACCGTCAGGTGCCTCCCAAGGTCGAATACCGCCTCAGCGACCTCGGGCGCGGATCGATGCCGCTCGTCGAGGCGCTCACGAGCTGGGGTGCCGGCTACGCCGCGCATCAGCGACGCGAGTTGGCGCGGCTCGACTCCGAGCCCGAGGCACTCGACGCCGTCGTGGCCCGCTGA
- a CDS encoding TetR/AcrR family transcriptional regulator yields MTTRAPRRDSVENRAGILDAARATLATDPRASIDVIARSAGLSRRTLYGHFDDREALIRELISVGAQRFNAIAESVTDADSRLALARLAARLWQEAAHVQVAAALALDEAHVEHTADALAPLRRTVAALARRGQEDGSFRTDLAAPTLARLIEEVARTVVSRTDASSTGAADLAVRTLLSIVGLSWREADELLSARPDIVESQEVSA; encoded by the coding sequence ATGACAACCCGTGCTCCCCGCCGCGACTCCGTCGAGAACCGCGCCGGAATCCTCGATGCGGCCCGCGCGACCCTCGCCACCGACCCGCGGGCGTCCATCGACGTCATCGCCCGCAGCGCCGGCCTGTCGCGCCGCACCCTCTACGGCCACTTCGACGACCGAGAGGCTCTGATCCGCGAGCTGATCTCGGTCGGAGCGCAGCGCTTCAACGCGATCGCCGAATCCGTCACCGACGCCGACTCACGCCTCGCGCTGGCCCGCCTCGCCGCACGACTCTGGCAGGAGGCCGCGCACGTCCAGGTCGCCGCAGCGCTCGCGCTCGACGAAGCGCACGTCGAGCACACTGCAGACGCGCTCGCGCCGCTGCGGCGCACCGTCGCCGCCCTCGCGCGGCGCGGACAGGAGGACGGCAGCTTCCGCACCGATCTCGCCGCCCCCACCCTCGCCCGCCTCATCGAAGAGGTCGCCCGCACGGTCGTCTCGCGCACGGACGCCTCGAGCACCGGGGCAGCCGATCTCGCTGTTCGCACTCTGCTCAGCATCGTCGGACTCTCGTGGCGCGAGGCCGACGAGCTGTTGAGCGCGCGCCCGGACATCGTCGAATCACAGGAGGTCAGCGCATGA
- the argG gene encoding argininosuccinate synthase: protein MSKVLQSLPVGERVGIAFSGGLDTSVAVAWMRDKGAVPYTYTGDLGQYDEDDIESIPGRALEYGAEASRLVDCKTALVEEGLVALACGAFHIRSGGRTYFNTTPLGRAVTGTLLVRAMKEDGVDIWGDGSTYKGNDIERFYRYGLLANPRLRVYKPWLDADFVTELGGRKEMSEWLVAHDFPYRDSVEKAYSTDANIWGATHEAKTLEHLDVSLETVDPIMGVKFWDPSVAIETEDVSVTFEAGRPVALNGVEYTDPVALVQEANTIGGRHGLGMSDQIENRIIEAKSRGIYEAPAMALLFIAYERLVNGILNEDTLATYHEQGRRLGRLMYEGRWLEPQSLMLRESIQRWVGLTISGTVTIRLRRGDDWTILDTTSPNLSYGPEKLSMERVGDAAFGPVDRIGQLTMRNLDIADSRARLEQYAGLGLVGGATGELVGRVTAGESGEITGSVEEVDENFADAVDTASEGAAFDSGTD, encoded by the coding sequence ATGTCCAAGGTCCTCCAGTCACTTCCCGTCGGCGAGCGCGTCGGCATCGCCTTCTCCGGAGGACTCGACACCTCCGTCGCCGTCGCGTGGATGCGCGACAAGGGCGCCGTCCCTTACACGTACACCGGTGATCTCGGTCAGTACGACGAAGACGACATCGAGTCGATCCCCGGCCGTGCCCTCGAGTACGGCGCCGAGGCCTCGCGCCTGGTCGACTGCAAGACCGCGCTGGTCGAAGAGGGCCTGGTGGCGCTCGCCTGCGGCGCCTTCCACATCCGCTCCGGCGGCCGCACCTACTTCAACACCACTCCCCTCGGCCGCGCCGTCACCGGCACGCTGCTGGTGCGCGCCATGAAGGAGGACGGCGTCGACATCTGGGGCGACGGCTCGACCTACAAGGGCAACGACATCGAGCGGTTCTACCGCTACGGCCTGCTCGCCAACCCGCGTCTGCGCGTGTACAAGCCGTGGCTGGATGCCGACTTCGTCACCGAGCTCGGCGGCCGCAAGGAGATGAGCGAGTGGCTCGTCGCCCACGACTTCCCCTACCGCGACTCGGTCGAGAAGGCGTACTCGACCGACGCCAACATCTGGGGCGCCACGCATGAGGCGAAGACGCTCGAGCACCTCGACGTCTCGCTCGAGACCGTCGACCCCATCATGGGCGTGAAGTTCTGGGACCCCTCGGTCGCGATCGAGACCGAGGACGTCTCCGTCACGTTCGAGGCCGGCCGCCCCGTCGCACTCAACGGCGTCGAGTACACCGACCCGGTGGCCCTGGTGCAGGAGGCCAACACGATCGGCGGACGCCACGGCCTCGGCATGAGCGACCAGATCGAGAACCGCATCATCGAGGCGAAGTCGCGCGGCATCTACGAGGCCCCGGCCATGGCGCTGCTCTTCATCGCCTACGAGCGCCTCGTCAACGGCATCCTGAACGAGGACACCCTCGCGACCTACCACGAGCAGGGTCGCCGCCTCGGTCGACTGATGTACGAGGGCCGCTGGCTCGAGCCGCAGTCGCTCATGCTGCGCGAGTCCATCCAGCGCTGGGTCGGCCTCACGATCTCGGGCACCGTGACGATCCGCCTGCGCCGCGGTGACGACTGGACGATCCTCGACACCACGTCGCCGAACCTGTCGTACGGCCCCGAGAAGCTCTCGATGGAGCGCGTCGGCGACGCCGCCTTCGGCCCGGTCGACCGCATCGGCCAGCTCACGATGCGCAACCTCGACATCGCCGACTCGCGCGCACGCCTCGAGCAGTACGCAGGCCTCGGCCTCGTGGGCGGCGCGACGGGCGAGCTCGTCGGTCGCGTCACCGCCGGCGAGTCCGGCGAGATCACGGGTTCCGTCGAAGAGGTCGACGAGAACTTCGCCGACGCGGTCGACACCGCATCCGAGGGTGCTGCGTTCGACTCCGGCACCGACTGA
- a CDS encoding penicillin acylase family protein codes for MTTHSTEIVDPSRPSLGARIGRIVFLVVAAIVVVAVAGAFFVTWTIQRSFPQTDGTLSLDGLQAEVTVQRDASGIPTITADSSHDLFYAQGFVHAQDRFFEMDFRRHVTAGRVAEMFGESQAGTDAFLRTLGWRKVAEAEVEAMDDVTRGYYEAYADGVNAYLSSRSGAELSLEYAVLGIQNPEYAPEPWEAADSVAWLKAMAWDLRGNVEDEVERSLLAAQLAETSDAAGITATLDELYPPYPFEDHPVIVPEISTAPITEAGAEPAAFTTDGNDGEMQQAATTIEWQEASDVIEAASLLVGDVGEGIGSNSWVVSGDLTDTGMPLLANDPHLGASLPSVWYQVQLRCSEVTDDCPFDMGGFSFSGLPGIVIGHNQQVAWGFTNLTTDVTDLYVERIEGDQYWRDGALVPIDETTETIAVAGGDDIELTIRSTVHGPIISGLTDDFTAIADDPEPGLAAGGATGPAPTGTAPEGAEYAVSLRWTALDPGTAATAIFALSTAQDFEEFRAAAALFDVPAQNLIYADVEGNIGYQTPGRLPVRGAGDGWMPQPGWDSSYDWTGFIPFDELPVSYNPASGYIVTANNAIVTDDYPYFLSRDWDYGYRADRIAHLIERRAAAAPLTAQDMREIQMDSEMWIGKRLATEMEDVEVTGAGTADAVALLRSWDAQNDAGSAAAAYANVLWSNLVQNLFAERDQPLPIDGQGRLFTVVADLLDDPSDPLWTNPSIDVAGMDEMLALSAEEAYGELSAVQGDVVTAWRWGDLHAITLTSDTLGSSGIAPIEALFNRGPYAVSGGASVVNATGWELGTSYATTTVPSMRMVVDLSDLDASTWIHLTGASGHAFDEHYVDQTSDWASGIQRPWAFTDGAVDAATRHTLVLAPAG; via the coding sequence ATGACAACCCATTCGACCGAGATCGTCGACCCGTCGCGCCCTTCCCTGGGTGCTCGCATCGGCCGCATCGTGTTCCTCGTCGTCGCTGCGATCGTGGTGGTCGCCGTCGCCGGTGCCTTCTTCGTGACCTGGACCATCCAGCGCTCGTTCCCGCAGACCGACGGCACCCTGTCGCTCGACGGGCTGCAGGCCGAGGTCACGGTGCAGCGCGACGCCAGCGGCATCCCGACCATCACCGCCGACTCATCGCACGATCTCTTCTACGCCCAGGGCTTCGTGCACGCGCAGGACCGTTTCTTCGAGATGGACTTCCGCCGGCACGTCACGGCGGGACGCGTGGCCGAGATGTTCGGCGAATCGCAGGCCGGGACCGATGCCTTCCTCCGCACGCTCGGCTGGCGCAAGGTCGCCGAGGCCGAGGTCGAGGCCATGGACGACGTCACCCGCGGCTACTACGAGGCCTACGCCGACGGCGTCAACGCCTACCTCTCCTCCCGCTCGGGCGCCGAGCTGTCGCTCGAATATGCCGTTCTCGGAATACAGAACCCGGAGTACGCGCCGGAGCCCTGGGAAGCCGCCGATTCGGTGGCGTGGCTCAAGGCGATGGCCTGGGATCTCCGCGGCAATGTCGAAGACGAGGTCGAGCGCTCGCTCCTGGCCGCACAGCTGGCGGAGACCTCCGACGCCGCCGGGATAACCGCGACGCTCGACGAGCTGTACCCGCCGTATCCGTTCGAGGATCACCCCGTCATCGTCCCCGAGATCTCGACCGCCCCGATCACCGAGGCCGGTGCCGAGCCCGCCGCGTTCACGACCGATGGGAACGACGGCGAGATGCAGCAGGCGGCGACGACGATCGAGTGGCAGGAGGCATCGGACGTGATCGAGGCGGCGAGCCTGCTCGTCGGCGATGTCGGCGAGGGCATCGGATCGAACTCGTGGGTCGTGTCCGGGGACCTCACCGACACGGGCATGCCGCTGCTCGCCAACGACCCGCACCTGGGCGCATCACTCCCCTCGGTCTGGTATCAGGTGCAGCTCCGGTGCAGCGAGGTCACCGACGACTGCCCGTTCGACATGGGCGGTTTCTCGTTCTCGGGTCTCCCCGGCATCGTGATCGGCCACAACCAGCAGGTCGCCTGGGGCTTCACCAACCTGACCACCGACGTCACCGACCTCTACGTCGAGCGGATCGAGGGCGACCAGTACTGGCGCGACGGCGCGCTGGTGCCGATCGACGAGACCACCGAGACGATCGCGGTGGCCGGGGGCGACGACATCGAGCTCACGATCCGGTCGACCGTGCACGGACCGATCATCTCGGGTCTCACCGACGACTTCACCGCGATCGCCGACGACCCTGAGCCGGGCCTCGCTGCCGGCGGCGCGACAGGTCCGGCGCCCACCGGCACCGCGCCGGAGGGAGCCGAGTACGCGGTCAGCCTGCGCTGGACGGCGCTCGACCCCGGCACGGCCGCGACCGCGATCTTCGCTCTGTCGACCGCCCAGGACTTCGAGGAGTTCCGCGCGGCGGCCGCGCTGTTCGATGTGCCGGCACAGAACCTCATCTATGCGGACGTCGAAGGCAACATCGGCTATCAGACCCCCGGACGCCTCCCCGTGCGCGGGGCCGGCGACGGATGGATGCCGCAGCCCGGCTGGGACAGCAGCTACGACTGGACCGGATTCATCCCGTTCGACGAACTGCCGGTGTCATACAACCCGGCATCCGGGTACATCGTGACCGCGAACAACGCGATCGTCACCGACGACTACCCCTACTTCCTCTCACGGGACTGGGACTACGGCTACAGGGCCGATCGCATCGCGCACCTGATCGAGCGACGCGCCGCCGCCGCACCGCTCACCGCCCAGGACATGCGGGAGATCCAGATGGACAGCGAGATGTGGATCGGCAAGCGACTCGCAACGGAGATGGAGGATGTGGAGGTGACGGGTGCGGGGACTGCAGATGCCGTGGCGCTGCTGCGCTCGTGGGACGCACAGAACGACGCAGGGTCGGCCGCGGCCGCCTACGCGAACGTCCTCTGGTCGAACCTCGTGCAGAACCTGTTCGCCGAACGCGACCAGCCCCTGCCGATCGACGGCCAGGGTCGACTCTTCACCGTCGTCGCGGATCTTCTCGACGACCCATCCGACCCGCTCTGGACCAACCCGAGCATCGATGTCGCGGGCATGGACGAGATGCTCGCCCTGTCGGCGGAGGAAGCGTACGGCGAGCTCTCCGCGGTTCAGGGCGACGTCGTCACCGCATGGAGGTGGGGCGACCTGCACGCGATCACCCTCACGAGCGACACCCTCGGGTCCTCCGGCATCGCCCCGATCGAAGCCCTCTTCAACCGCGGCCCCTACGCCGTCAGCGGCGGCGCGTCCGTGGTCAACGCCACCGGCTGGGAGCTCGGCACGTCGTACGCCACGACCACAGTGCCGTCGATGCGCATGGTCGTCGACCTCTCCGATCTCGACGCCTCGACCTGGATCCACCTCACCGGCGCATCCGGACACGCGTTCGACGAGCACTACGTCGATCAGACGTCCGACTGGGCGTCGGGAATTCAGCGGCCGTGGGCGTTCACCGACGGGGCGGTCGATGCGGCGACGCGTCACACTCTGGTGCTGGCGCCGGCCGGTTAG
- a CDS encoding MFS transporter yields the protein MTFPIPTASARPRTTLHPWLAMIPLLLGILIGALAISSMSTALPAIRGDLVLSDSGALWLVDVYALSLAATLIIAARIGDAFGRKRIVLAGLAGFAVLNLVGGFAQDGMLLIVVRALLGVAEAFVVAGVVATIGAHYHARQRVLAYGLWTATFGAGSALGPVLGGLVTEGPGWRWLLLGSVPLAVVAGVLAIWLVPDSRSSRRPSWDILSIVSSIVALGSLVFALHEVLAAPVAAGIAGVIAVVTLVFFIRRQRALAEPLIDMRLFGVPGFSPAIVRIVASSGVSTASVLLVSLHLQDARGFSAAEAGIAILPQAVAIALGGVLAPLFLRWLTSPTLTVLALVVQGAGLAWLSTGVELVVIPLVLVGAGFGVAATLAATTLFDVTTEDDAGQVGAIQEVGFALGGGLGIAVLGTIASIVGSRGFLVALLVATVAVVAAALLPLWRRSPVSTAEDPAIDAR from the coding sequence GTGACCTTCCCGATTCCCACGGCATCCGCTCGACCGCGCACGACCCTGCATCCGTGGCTCGCCATGATCCCGCTGCTTCTCGGCATCCTGATCGGGGCTCTCGCGATCAGCAGCATGTCGACCGCGCTGCCCGCGATCCGCGGCGATCTCGTCCTGTCCGACAGCGGCGCGCTGTGGCTCGTCGACGTGTACGCGCTGTCGCTGGCGGCGACCCTGATCATCGCCGCCAGGATCGGAGACGCGTTCGGTCGCAAGCGGATCGTGCTCGCCGGTCTCGCCGGCTTCGCGGTGCTCAACCTCGTCGGCGGATTCGCTCAGGACGGGATGCTGCTCATCGTCGTCCGGGCGCTCCTCGGCGTCGCCGAGGCGTTCGTCGTGGCGGGCGTCGTCGCGACGATCGGGGCGCACTATCACGCACGGCAGCGGGTGCTCGCCTACGGGCTGTGGACCGCGACGTTCGGTGCCGGCAGCGCGCTCGGACCCGTGCTCGGCGGGCTGGTGACCGAGGGGCCGGGGTGGCGCTGGCTGCTGCTCGGAAGCGTGCCGCTCGCCGTCGTCGCCGGGGTGCTCGCGATCTGGCTCGTGCCGGATTCGCGCAGCTCCCGTCGCCCGTCGTGGGACATCCTCAGCATCGTGTCGTCGATCGTCGCTCTCGGGTCTCTCGTCTTCGCCCTGCACGAGGTGCTCGCCGCTCCCGTCGCCGCCGGCATCGCGGGTGTCATCGCCGTCGTGACGCTCGTCTTCTTCATCCGCCGCCAGCGTGCCCTCGCCGAGCCTCTCATCGACATGCGGCTGTTCGGCGTGCCCGGCTTCAGCCCTGCGATCGTGCGCATCGTGGCGAGCAGCGGGGTGTCGACGGCATCCGTGCTCCTGGTGAGCCTCCACCTGCAGGATGCGCGGGGCTTCAGCGCGGCCGAAGCCGGTATCGCGATCCTGCCGCAGGCGGTGGCGATCGCCCTCGGCGGGGTGCTCGCACCCCTGTTCCTGCGGTGGTTGACCTCGCCGACACTCACCGTGCTCGCCCTGGTGGTGCAGGGGGCGGGACTCGCGTGGCTGTCGACGGGCGTCGAGCTGGTCGTGATCCCTCTCGTGCTCGTCGGCGCGGGGTTCGGAGTCGCGGCGACGCTCGCCGCCACCACGCTCTTCGACGTCACGACGGAGGACGACGCCGGTCAGGTGGGGGCGATCCAGGAGGTCGGGTTCGCCCTCGGCGGCGGTCTCGGCATCGCGGTGCTCGGCACGATCGCATCGATCGTCGGGTCTCGCGGCTTCCTCGTCGCCCTGCTGGTCGCGACCGTCGCGGTCGTCGCCGCCGCGCTCCTGCCGCTGTGGAGACGCTCGCCGGTGAGCACTGCCGAGGACCCGGCCATCGATGCCCGCTGA